The proteins below come from a single Leptospira wolbachii serovar Codice str. CDC genomic window:
- a CDS encoding type II toxin-antitoxin system RelE/ParE family toxin: protein MYEIKRTEELILWIKELDNDAKKDILVSIEILKEFGPRLGRPHVDTITGSKIKNLKELRVNSKNRPFRIFFVFDPKRNAILLIGGNKATSKKFYPVMIKKSEELYSEYLGDL, encoded by the coding sequence GTGTATGAGATAAAGAGAACTGAGGAACTAATTCTCTGGATCAAGGAACTAGATAATGACGCAAAAAAGGATATTCTAGTTTCTATTGAAATTCTTAAGGAATTCGGTCCTAGGCTTGGACGTCCGCACGTAGATACTATTACTGGATCTAAGATTAAAAACCTTAAGGAACTTAGAGTTAACAGCAAAAATAGACCTTTTAGAATCTTTTTTGTTTTCGACCCTAAAAGAAATGCTATTTTACTCATTGGCGGAAACAAAGCGACTTCGAAAAAGTTTTATCCAGTGATGATTAAAAAATCAG